A window of the Bufo gargarizans isolate SCDJY-AF-19 chromosome 1, ASM1485885v1, whole genome shotgun sequence genome harbors these coding sequences:
- the LOC122924473 gene encoding proline-rich receptor-like protein kinase PERK9 — MVHAGAATNLSDSASQHDPSDPASRHQPLRLCQPGPTPPTLPAGTNPPTPPARTDPSDSASRHRPSDSASQDRPLRLRQLALTLRLRQPEPTPPTLPAGTDPSDSASRHQPLRLRQPARPLRPCQPPPTPPTLSARADPSDSASRHRPSDSASQDRPSDSASRHRPLRLCQPVPTPPTPPAGNDPPTPPARTDPSDSSSQHQPL; from the coding sequence CCGCCACCAACCTCTCCGACTCCGCCAGCCAGCACGACCCCTCCGACCCTGCCAGCCGCCACCAACCCCTCCGACTCTGTCAGCCAGGGCCGACCCCTCCGACTCTGCCAGCCGGCACCAACCCTCCGACTCCGCCAGCCAGAACCGACCCCTCCGACTCTGCCAGCCGGCACCGACCCTCCGACTCCGCCAGCCAGGACCGACCCCTCCGACTCCGCCAGCTGGCACTGACCCTCCGACTCCGCCAGCCAGAACCAACCCCTCCGACTCTGCCAGCCGGCACTGACCCCTCTGACTCCGCCAGCCGCCACCAACCTCTCCGACTCCGCCAGCCAGCACGACCCCTCCGACCCTGCCAGCCGCCACCAACCCCTCCGACTCTGTCAGCCAGGGCCGACCCCTCCGACTCTGCCAGCCGGCACCGACCCTCCGACTCCGCCAGCCAGGACCGACCCTCTGACTCCGCCAGCCGGCACCGACCCCTCCGACTCTGCCAGCCGGTACCAACCCCTCCGACTCCGCCAGCCGGCAATGACCCTCCGACTCCGCCAGCCAGGACCGACCCCTCCGACTCCTCCAGCCAGCACCAACCTCTCTGA